A stretch of Brassica rapa cultivar Chiifu-401-42 chromosome A08, CAAS_Brap_v3.01, whole genome shotgun sequence DNA encodes these proteins:
- the LOC117127345 gene encoding uncharacterized protein LOC117127345, protein MTSRHTRSNAQGPLHQLTNEELARLERQNRQQPRTTDTNMGDHGNMDDLTAALALIQQQMQNQQQQMQQMQQTIQNQQQAAQEQAAENAAREERGALIGERNLPRNFATNRSPINPPPCTRQDYEIKPALIGLVQKSTFSGLTSDIPMDHIEAFERICNFSRSNGVPPDYVKCTLFPFSLEGKAARWLQSLPTGSLTSWDQVRSAFLSHFYTKSKTAALRHRISNFKQKSDEPFYEAWERYKEYQRECPHHGFDDDYILEVFYDGVSYEYRNTLDSSSNGDFMTQTTPGAFALIENMASSSLNKNKEHDRSKSVNSIDDLAAKVDQLLKGNQSQVFIMEEATPEKSAGDKAFEAEQAGDDQQEVSYVNGQGWQLKNYHPNPNVRNNPQLFWPKQDKQVDPAQNNQGQYSGYQKNYQPRTYVLSQPQSNQPQIQNHQNTQVATSTPVAVPQDETKTMLQQLLQGQQLQGKALNQVTTEINTRMNHMFGDLSTKYDNVASHMRQMDIQIAQTAESVKRQQGTLPGKTDKNPKECNAVQLRSGKQLSEPERRRFTAAEKGKQKESEQPPADQADEGNTEPVVETASPRSEQPAEAVRPIPEAVPPREYIPKVPYPVPAKVTRKDKEEIKCRKMLEDLTVRLPLMDAIQMMPSMRSFMKGLISGKISDESEFMTVSKECSAVLQNRQIKKRGDPGKFVLSIQIGKTVFACSLVDLGSSVNLMPYSVALRLGYTHFKPTKMSLVFADRSVKSPVGILEDLQVKVGNTTVPADFVVLELEEESKDPLILGRPFLCTVGAIIDVRQGKIDLNLGDIVMQFEMDELLKKPMLDGQTFEVNEGVDPLQPQEGMIEEILTEDPLELALVRAEAEQSMVNIDADGYAKMLDSARSMGRMVASLSLGEDINRCETTPSGATPKPDQPEDPWSELKAPKVELKPLPKGLRYAFLGPNSTYPVIVNAELNNVETALLLCELRKYRKALGYSLADIPGISPDLCMHRIHLEDESMTSVEHQRRLNPNLKDVVKKEIMKLLEAGVIYAISDSKWVSPVHVVPKKGGITVITNEKNELIPTRTVTGHRMCIDFRKLNAATRKDHFPLPFIDQMLERLANHPYYCFLDGYSGFFQIPIHPDDQEKTTFTCPYGTYAYRRMPFGLCNAPATFQRCMMSIFTDLIEDIMEVFMDDFSVYGSSFNVCLSNLCRVLKRCEEKHLVLNWEKCHFMVTDGIVLGHKISEKGIEVDKAKIEVMMSLQPPTNVKAIRSFLGHAGFYRRFIQDFSRIARPLTRLLCKEIKFDFDSECLAAFHTIKGALVSAPVVQPPDWDLPFEIMTDASDFAVGAVLGQRKDKKLHVIYYASKTMDEAQCRYATTEKELLAIVFAFEKFRSYLVGSKVIVHTDHAALKYLLTKKDAKPRLLRWILLLQEFDLEIKDKRGVENGVADHLSRMKIEDDTTLDEEHPVEHVNAIGLCYAEQSLRTMSDCSSIAEQPPRKAPDCSHISKHHVALIQKQYPHLPWFAEIANF, encoded by the coding sequence atgaccagtagacatactcggagcaACGCACAAGGACCACTACATCAGCTGACTAACGAAGAACTCGCAAGATTAGAAAGACAGAACCGTCAACAGCCAAGAACAACCGACACCAACATGGGTGATCATGGCAATATGGATGACCTCACTGCTGCATTGGCACTCATTCAACAACAAATGCAGAATCAGCAACAGCAGATGCAGCAGATGCAGCAAACCATCCAGAATCAGCAACAAGCTGCACAAGAGCAAGCAGCCGAGAACGCTGCGCGAGAGGAGCGTGGTGCTCTTATTGGGGAGCGAAACCTTCCGAGGAATTTTGCTACTAACCGCTCCCCCATCAACCCTCCACCCTGTACTCGACAGGATTATGAGATCAAACCTGCACTGATTGGTCTGGTACAGAAGAGCACATTCAGTGGCCTCACTTCAGACATACCAATGGATCACATAGAGGCCTTTGAGAGGATCTGCAATTTCTCTCGCTCAAATGGAGTGCCACCGGATTACGTCAAGTGCACGCTGTTCCCATTTTCTCTTGAAGGGAAAGCTGCACGTTGGCTGCAATCTCTCCCAACCGGTTCTCTAACCTCATGGGATCAGGTTCGATCAGCATTCCTGAGCCACTTCTACACAAAGTCCAAAACCGCGGCTCTAAGGCATAGAATCTCCAACTTCAAGCAGAAATCTGATGAACCCTTTTATGAAGCTTGGGAGAGGTATAAAGAGTACCAGAGGGAATGTCCACACCACGGGTTTGATGACGATTACATATTGGAGGTGTTCTACGATGGAGTGAGCTATGAGTACCGGAACACCCTCGATTCCTCTAGTAACGGAGACTTCATGACTCAGACCACCCCTGGTGCATTCGCGttgattgagaacatggcttCCAGTTCACTCAACAAGAACAAGGAGCATGATCGCTCCAAAAGTGTGAACAGCATAGACGATCTAGCGGCGAAGGTGGACCAACTGCTGAAGGGAAACCAGAGCCAGGTCTTCATAATGGAAGAAGCAACTCCTGAGAAGAGTGCGGGGGACAAGGCGTTTGAAGCTGAGCAGGCAGGAGACGATCAGCAGGAAGTGAGTTACGTAAATGGACAAGGGTGGCAGCTGAAGAATTATCACCCAAACCCTAACGTAAGGAACAATCCACAACTTTTCTGGCCTAAGCAGGACAAACAAGTTGATCCGGCGCAGAACAACCAGGGCCAGTATTCGGGATATCAGAAGAACTATCAACCCCGAACATATGTTCTAAGCCAACCGCAGAGCAATCAGCCTCAAATACAGAACCACCAGAACACTCAAGTCGCTACCTCCACCCCTGTCGCTGTTCCGCAAGATGAAACTAAAACCATGCTGCAGCAACTCCTCCAAGGACAACAGCTCCAAGGGAAAGCGCTGAACCAGGTCACTACCGAGATCAATACTAGGATGAACCATATGTTCGGAGACCTGAGCACCAAATATGATAATGTCGCAAGCCATATGAGACAGATGGACATTCAGATAGCTCAGACTGCCGAGAGTGTCAAGAGACAGCAAGGTACTCTACCTGGTAAAACAGACAAAAACCCCAAGGAGTGCAATGCGGTTCAGCTAAGAAGCGGGAAGCAACTTTCCGAGCCAGAAAGGAGAAGGTTCACCGCGGCTGAGAAAGGCAAGCAGAAAGAGTCAGAGCAACCACCAGCCGACCAAGCAGATGAGGGGAATACAGAGCCGGTAGTTGAAACAGCCTCGCCACGCTCAGAACAACCGGCTGAAGCAGTGCGCCCGATTCCAGAGGCTGTTCCTCCTCGCGAATACATTCCAAAAGTCCCTTACCCTGTTCCAGCGAAGGTCACTCGTAAGGACAAGGAGGAAATAAAATGCAGGAAGATGCTGGAAGATCTAACCGTCCGACTTCCCCTGATGGATGCGATTCAGATGATGCCCTCCATGCGTAGCTTTATGAAGGGGTTGATCTCAGGGAAAATATCAGACGAGAGCGAGTTCATGACAGTTTCCAAGGAGTGCAGCGCAGTGCTTCAGAACAGGCAAATAAAAAAACGAGGAGATCCCGGCAAATTTGTCCTCTCTATCCAGATTGGGAAGACAGTTTTCGCCTGCTCCTTGGTGGATCTTGGGTCTAGCGTGAATCTCATGCCCTACTCTGTCGCTTTACGACTCGGATACACGCACTTCAAACCAACTAAGATGTCCTTGGTTTTCGCAGACAGATCAGTCAAATCTCCTGTTGGTATTCTAGAGGATCTCCAAGTGAAAGTAGGGAACACCACTGTTCCAGCAGACTTCGTTGTTCTGGAATTGGAAGAAGAGTCTAAGGACCCCCTCATCTTGGGAAGACCATTCTTATGTACTGTCGGAGCTATCATTGATGTGCGACAGGGAAAGATTGATCTGAATCTTGGGGACATAGTTATGCAATTCGAAATGGATGAGTTGCTAAAGAAGCCGATGTTGGATGGACAAACCTTTGAGGTCAATGAAGGGGTTGATCCGCTCCAACCACAAGAAGGAATGATCGAGGAGATTCTTACCGAAGACCCACTGGAACTTGCACTGGTGCGTGCTGAAGCCGAGCAGAGTATGGTGAACATTGATGCTGATGGATATGCCAAGATGCTTGACTCCGCAAGGAGTATGGGGAGAATGGTAGCGagtctaagtctgggggaggatATCAACAGGTGCGAGACCACTCCATCTGGAGCGACCCCTAAACCGGACCAACCAGAGGATCCCTGGAGCGAGCTCAAGGCTCCCAAAGTTGAGCTAAAACCCCTTCCCAAAGGGCTCAGGTACGCTTTCTTAGGTCCGAATTCCACATATCCTGTCATTGTGAATGCTGAGCTGAATAATGTGGAAACTGCATTGCTTTTATGCGAGCTTAGAAAATATCGTAAGGCATTAGGATATTCGCTAGCTGACATCCCTGGTATTTCGCCTGATTTATGCATGCATAGAATCCACTTGgaagatgaatcaatgacttctgtcgaacatcagaggaggttaaacccgaatctaaaagATGTCGTTAAGAAAGAGATAATGAAACTTCTTGAAGCAGGTGTGATCTATGCGATTTCTGATAGTAAATGGGTCAGTCCTGTTCATGTTGTACCTAAGAAAGGTGGGATCACTGTTAtcacaaatgaaaagaatgaaTTGATCCCTACTAGGACGGTGACAGGACATCGCATGTGCATAGATTTCAGGAAATTAAATGCAGCAACTAGAAAGGATCACTTCCCACTCCCTTTTATTGATCAAATGCTTGAGAGATTGGCTAACCACCCATATTACTGCTTTTTAGATGGTTATTCAGGTTTCTTTCAGATTCCCATCCATCCAGACGATCAGGAGAAAACGACGTTCACATGCCCCTACGGAACGTACGCTTACAGGAGAATGCCATTCGGCTTGTGCAATGCGCCAGCAACATTCCAGCGCTGCATGATGTCGATCTTTACTGACCTGATTGAAGACATTATGGAAGTTTTCATGGACGATTTCAGCGTCTATGGAAGCTCCTTTAATGTCTGTTTGTCAAACTTGTGCAGGGTTCTTAAAAGATGTGAGGAGAAACACCTCGTACTCAACTGGGAGAAATGCCACTTCATGGTCACAGACGGGATTGTTCTAGGGCACAAGATCTCCGAGAAAGGAATTGAGGTGGATAAGGCAAAGATCGAAGTGATGATGAGTTTGCAACCACCAACAAACGTGAAGGCCATCAGGAGTTTCTTGGGTCACGCTGGGTTTTACCGACGGTTTATCCAGGATTTCTCAAGGATAGCAAGACCACTCACCAGACTGCTCTGTAAGGAGATCAAGTTCGATTTCGACAGTGAGTGTCTAGCTGCTTTCCACACCATCAAGGGAGCTCTAGTCAGTGCACCTGTTGTGCAACCACCAGACTGGGACCTACCCTTTGAAATCATGACTGATGCAAGTGATTTTGCAGTTGGAGCAGTACTTGGGCAGCGTAAGGACAAGAAACTTCATGTGATCTATTACGCTAGCAAAACTATGGATGAAGCTCAGTGCAGATACGCTACAACTGAGAAAGAGCTTCTGGCTATTGTTTTTGCTTTCGAAAAATTTAGGTCCTACCTAGTGGGATCTAAAGTGATTGTGCACACAGACCATGCTGCTCTTAAGTACCTGCTCACAAAGAAAGATGCGAAACCGAGGTTGTTAAGgtggattcttcttctccaagaatTTGATCTAGAGATAAAAGATAAGAGAGGTGTCGAGAATGGGGTCGCTGACCATCTGTCCAGAATGAAGATTGAGGACGACACAACTCTTGATGAGGAACACCCAGTTGAACACGTCAACGCGATTGGTCTGTGTTACGCGGAACAATCTCTAAGAACCATGTCAGACTGTTCCAGCATCGCGGAACAACCTCCGAGGAAAGCGCCCGATTGTTCTCACATCTCGAAACATCATGTCGCCTTGATCCAAAAGCAATATCCTCACCTCCCATGGTTTGCTGAGATTGCTAACTTCTAG